The genomic stretch CAAAATGGACTTAATTTCATATGCTTTGTAAATAAAAAGAACATCTTTCTAATCCCTCCAAGATTGTAATCATGTTCCCAATGTTCTGTGTTAGATTCCTGTAAATGAGGCACTGACTCATGCACTGCACTTGCAGATAATTCTGCTGCAGAGGATGCAGTAGCACGCAAAAGAAAGCGGAAGCCTTCAGAGAAGGGGTTGGAGTTACAGGCAGAGAAGGTCAGGAAACCCTTGAAATCTTCTGGTAGATTGtcaaaagtaaaaagtaaatctGTGATTCATCAGGATAATGGGAATGGTTTCCTTGGGGATGATGTTTCTGACTAGTACgtttagattttaatttatataattttccaTTGTACTTCTTAAATCTCCTTTTCCTACTGGACAACTTAGAGGCTtagtttttcctttgttttttgatttgtggttggcctGCCAAAATGTGTATTTTCTTTGGATTCACGCCTGATTAAATTAACGCATGGGTAAATCATGAAAGAGAAGAATTTGGATATCTCTTTAGTTTTTGCAGTGTTTCATGCGTTACCAAGGCACTAAATCTTTTGGGATTTTACCATTGGTAAAACAAGGAGTTAAAGAGAATATTGCGTTTGCATCTTCTTTACCAAGACTGGAAGTGCAAGGTTGAGCATACTTTATAGAGGTAACCTGTTGTACTGACGGGCTTGCTGATGCTAGTTTGGCTTAATTTGGTTTGATTTGGTTTCTGCTCATCTCCCTttggtgtttttcttcttttctttatttgccccctctctccctctccccaATAGTCATTAGAACTTCATTGAGGCACAGAACAAAAGGGTAGATACAATGATCACACACGAAATCGTGTCGTACCTAGCACTGATTAAATCCTGGGTACAAGTGATCTTTCTAGTTTTCTTTTGGGTCGTTTTAATTACATTATGATCTACTTTAATATACAACAGGAGACATTGAAGGATGATACATTTGTTTGAATGTTGGCAAGCTTGGTGGTGGCTTGTTACCTCAATCTGTCAACAAAATGGAAGGCAATCAGTCAACATATGAACAAACTGAGATCCACATGAACTTGCACATTTCAGAACCAGCAGGCAACTGCTTGCCTTCAGCTATGGTCGAAGCTTGATCAAATATGAATTTGGAAGCAGGCCCAATCTTCCTCACATACAATACACTAGTATCCTTGTGACAAGAAAGACTGCAATTGATGATGGAGTTGGACGAAATGGATTGATCATTTACAGCGAGTTGTTTTCGAGTAAGTCGTGAGCTTTTGCCTGAAAGAAGTGCTCTTTGAAAGTTTTTATGAGCAGTCACGATTTGAATGGTCATCTCCAGCAAGGCCTTTGCCTTATTCTAGGCGTCATTGTTTTGGTTTGACCATTATCACCAATAAACAAGTGTTTTACTTCACTGTTTAAACGACAGGAGGACTTAATTCCTCAATGTCTGCAAAACACTGAGCTTGAGAATTTCTCTAAGCCATTGAGCTGTCTGGTGGTCACTCAAAGCATTTCATAAACACCTAGGCACCTGCTGTTTAAAATGTTTTCTTGTCTTTGATgtttgtgtagcatttctcttgatGTTTTGATGTCAAATAGGTGAGAGTTTTTAAGCTCTTTAGattatacatatacatatacccCCCAGAGATAGAAGCTCAGGCATTGCTATGctgtccactttttttttttaatttttttttaattttttattttattttaattttgtcttttaaagCCAAAATCTAACCTTTTATTATTTGGGAATTCgatttgatattattctttATTGGAAAATGCTTGGGGGTACTGCAACTTGATTACAAATTGAGACAAAGTTTATAATTAGTGAAATGATTACGAGTACACGAATGacaaatgagtaatgctacacatttTCTTACTTCCTTAGACTACTTCACTCTTAAGTAGcttttaaaacaaacaacattGGATTtggaatgaatttttttaatttaatggtggttttaaaagttACTTATGGGGGTGTGGAGAAGTAGGTGTAAGAAAGTGGGAGTATgtgttattttatcttttcattCCTCATTTTCTTTCAACAAAGCTGCCCTCATGCTTACTGAAACTATGAATTGTTGGGCCAATTTGTAACTAAAAGTTGTAATACCTTAGCAAAACTCTTCTTGATTATTTACTTGAATATTAATAAACCCATCAAAGTAAGTGCATAGAGTTGGAATTTTGTAAGCTGAGGACCGGAGATTGTGTAGCTAGTTTCTGGGTTCAGTTAGTGATTTCCATACACAAATAGGATTTCTGTAAGTTGAGGGCCTGAGGCTATTTAGAGTGCTTTTGGCATTGTGATTTTGCTGATAAAAAGTGCAATTAACTAAATCgcaaaaaagttattatttagaagtgcattttcaaaaatttgtgatttgaaaatatagaaaaatttacatttttcaatCGCAagcaaattttttgaaaatgcacgattttaaagactaaattataattttatccaaatgtttcaaattgaatatatttttttttaaatgacatgttttgaaattgtaaatcCAAACGGACATATAGATAGCTACTTAGAGTCAATTTGGGATTACCTCCTAATATAGTTTACTTTGGTGATCATTGGAAAGCACAAAACACTAATATAGTTTAGCTGTATTTCATAAAAGTGATGAGACCAAAGCACTAATCAACAGCTATTAGCTTGTTTTAGGAGAGTAATGCAAGGTGTCCTCTTTACGTTTTTTTGTGTCTCTCCAAAATTGACGTGGTTCTTAAAGCTATGtcattggatcaaaatctaataatgatttatcacaaattcaatgatgattttaaagcTACTTCAGTTTTGGAAAGATACAAAAAGACAGGGGAAAgacatttagcattactcgtcTTAGGATTACCCTCCTCTTGCCAACTTTTTCATAATAGTACAAAACACGACCAGCTTTTCATGTGTTGTTATCAGGGAGAATTCAACTAGAAGTAGCTTAACATGGTGCGATTGCTCTTGCTTCTGTGATTGCATTCCTGGTTCTGCCTGCAGCCCTAGTTTGTGCAGAAGAATATGTTGTTGGAGATGAAGAAGGTTGGAATTCTGACGTTGATTTCTATTCATGGGCTGATGGCAAGAAACTTTATGTCGGAGACATATTAGGTAATTAATCCTAGCTAGCAATCTTGGACTTTAGATTATAATTCTTCAAAACTTGATCTTCTGCAGGTTGCTTTACAAGAGATGATgaatatcttttatttatttatttttttgtatgtcAGTGAGTCAAATATACACTTCCAGAACTCAATATTAGAGGAGAGGATCGTTTCTGCTTCTGATCCGAAAGGAAGAGTGAGTGAATAATCTTCAAATTGAAATAAAGGTAGGCTCTCCAACAACAGCACTACAAAGAAAATACACTGCaggaattttctttttgttgtttgtgtttttctaTTTCGCTTCTGAAGTAATTTGAACTTGGGTGATTGAGTGAAGAGTAATACCACATTTCACTCATTTATCACGCCCATGTTAATTGGTTGGCATAAcatgttttaaattattaatatacaTTTTATACCCATCTCAACTAGCTAACAttacgtgttttaagtgattttttacACCAgtcacttccaaaaaaaaaaaaaaaaaaagccattaaTTCAAACAATATTCACTCAAGAGTAATTATACTATTCTCGCTCATTTATCACATCGACTAATGAATGCAAGAAACGGAAAATTAATCTAGTCAACAAATAAGACAAGAAATTAACCAGTTTAGTTTACTCCAAAGTACTtgtataatttaaatttttgctgTTATGTTCACCAGTTTTCAACTATGCTAAGGATGAGCACAATGTCATCGTAGTCAATGCTACTGGGTATGATAAGTGCCTTGCCTCTCCAAACATGGGAGCCTTCGACAGTGGCAATGACAAGATAACCTTGACAACTCCGGGGAACAAATATTACATATGTCAATGGCATGGCGATTACGCAGACCAAAAGCTGATGATCAGTGTCTTGACGAAGAGGATGTCGGCCGGCACACCCGAATCTTCACCTGCATTACCGCCATCCTAAGCAAAACCTTATCAGAAACCTTGGTGGAGATTGCGACTTCCTTACTAGTTTGCATGCGTTGGAATGCAAGTGTGAGTATGAATTTCACGCCAATAAataagataaatgttatttacTACACTTCCATCCCACTAGACAGATGTGGTAGTACCCAtaagtttttggattttttttttctctgttctttttAATAAGGGATAAAATGGACACTGTCACATCAACTCAGTAAGATAAGATGGATGGAGGTGTAATATGTAGTATTACTTTATAaataatgagtaatgctatatactacatttttatctcacaaatatCTCACAGTATTGACGTGACAGTTTTAACTAACGtctttattaatatatatatatatattcaagggTTAGTTGAAACTGCCAtatcaacattataaaatattgAGATAATcctacaaaacagaaaaatgatagctttattaaattgacatgctTTTAAAATGCATGTAATCCTcacaccatttttaattttacgTGCATTTTAGACACGTCAGTTTAATTCTTCAAActcaatttaaatgaaaaatcattttcagttgtttatttttatttttttcgtccctgatgttaataaaaaaaggacctACTTTACCTTTAAATAGGTTGGTGTTTCTCCTAAAATCAGAGGTAATAAAGGTGCTATTAACGCTAGTTGCTTGTAAATATCCTCTTTAACGTTAGTTGCTAGTAATCATGTCTTCGGTTTTCACAGGGAGAAAGATTAATTCCTTgcaaattaatgattaaattcataatttcttATCAGCTTACACCGATGAGTGATTCTCCAGGGTATCGGGTACTTTAAAAGGATTATAACAAGAACAAGAAACATGCAGAGCATAACACATGATTAGCGACAGAACATGTCAAAGCATCAGTACACATCTCATTAAGATTTCGATGCAGGCCAtgtattacaaatttacaacaCAAATGAAACTCAGAGGTAGTTTATAAATTACAGATCAATGCTTATTATGTTAACATATGAGAATGAAAATTACGATTTTTCAGCTTTTCCAGAGGAGCTATAGCGGTAGGATGCATAAACTCCAACCCCAAGTGCCACAATCACAAGAACTGCTGCTCCAACATTTATCAGACtctgcttttcttctttattcAGCTTCTTGTTTGCTAGATTCTTCATTTTCTCCGTTATTCCTGTTTCTGCAGAtccctttttcttctcctttcccTTCTCTAAAATATTCTTTATGATAGCCTTTTCTGCCATTACAGACTCTGCAATTTTCTCTACAGTTTGCTTTCCCTTGGCCATATTCCTTTCCACAACTTTCTCAAAttcatttgtttctttatcCTTCCCATTTCCCTTAACCAATGTATCCTTCTTTTCGATGGACTTTTGATCAATGTCATTTTGCTTTTGTGTATCTGTTGTTGTTGAAGCAGCTTTTGGAGGAGTTGGATCTTGACCCTTTTGTGCTTGAGGGCTCCAAGCAACCCTTTGTCTTTCATCTATGGAAGTTGAAGTTGATGGAATGTCTCCCGCACCCTTTTGCACATGTcaaagtatttgattaaatatatatatatttttttttcgtttaagtttttgagataaatggtaatttaacaatacCTTTAGCTCGGTAAAAGCTTTCGCAAGGCTTTGAGACTGGGCTATCTTCTCATCCCTTTGTTTTTCAACCCCGGAAGTTGAAGTAGGCTTTTGAGGGTTTGGCTCCGCCGCAAACTTCGGAGGGCTCGGAACTTTTTGAGTTGTTGTCACAAAAGTAGGCTTACgaaaaatttcctctaaatcctgttaaaatattaattaaataattaaatttactatttcatgaaaaaaacgttaaagtattaattaaataattaaatttaccttttgaAGCTTTGGCTCCGCAACAGGCTTCGGAGGACTTGGAGCTCTTTGGGGCTCTGTTTTAGCTGAAGTAGGCTTAGGAGGAGGAATCTCCTCTGCAACTTCTTGACGCTTTGGCTGATCTGCTCCAGAATTTGGAGTGCTTGTAGGGTTTTGGATTGTTTTAGCTACTTCAGCTGGACGAATGCCCTTCTTGGGCATGGTGATTGTGAGACTTCCCTGATGAAACCTGGCTTCAATTTTATCAACGTCACAATTTTCTGGAACTGGAAAAGCTTGGTTGAAACGGCTCCATCTATTATTGTCTGCAAGTGGTCGCTCTCCATTAACTCTTAAGATACGAGGGGTTTGCACAAATGTGATTTGTACTCTCTCCTTCACAAACCCTGAAAAGGCAAAAGAGTTAATTCATTCAAAATACcaattaagtttatatataaaattgatagCCATTCGATTAGAGCGAGTTTGACAATGTGATTTTGTAGAtcaaaagtacaattttaaatcaaattataaaaaaatgaatcatttgggagtgcctttttttaaaaattatgatttgaaaaatgtagaaaaatttacgtttttaaatttCAGAcacgattttaaaggttaaactgcaATTTACCAGACAtttaactgtatttttaaaaatcgagTTTTCAAATTACACGTTTtgaaatcgctatttttaaaatcgtacttttttAAGTTGTAAACCTAAACAAAacaagtgcaattttaaaaatagcgatttcaAAACATGTAATAAgtatataagtctatatatatatatatatatataaacaaagtttttttttttttttttttatcaaactgagttgaataaagttttttcgacccaatctattaaattgacatgtgaCAAAATGCATGAAAGACTCGCATGCATTTTGAACACGCACACATCAATTTACTAGACCCGATTGGAAGAAATAGAAGagtcttaattaatttgaaacttacctaaataaatatattcatggaagaaaaaaagaaaaacacaccTGGAAGATGAATAACTATAACAGTAGCTGCTGCTTCTTCCTTCCGCTCTGACTTTGGCTCGAAATCCTCATGTGTAGAAAGGGCAGATTGTCGTGGAAGGGTAGCAGTAACTCCTCCAGATCTTTGCCTCATAGCCATTTCTCttgctttgtttttctttatttgcagACAAAATatgatgctttaatttggatgaaaaaagATGATGGTTTTGTGGACCTTTTTATACGTGACACTTTTGAGATCAAATGTTGTCTTTGTGTTTGAGTTTTCTTATGAATGAGACTATTCCTTTTTGGTTGCATTGGTTTTGTTATGATTTATGTGGGCTTCTCATGAGGGTATTCCTTTTTGGTTGCTTTGGGGGTACTTGTGATGTTTTATGGGCTTCAAATTGTCTCCAAATCATGGTATAACTTCTTCTACAAATAAAGGCAAGAGAGTTCCTTGTTTACCCAGCAAAAGAGTTCCTTGTTTGGTCTCTACACTTTTTCAAGGCGTGCATCACTAGGTTTATTCGTGCATCACTAGGCTGTAATCTATGCttctaatttcacttttttaaatcttttagaTCTAGTTAACTTTATGGATTTTTCATATCTTAGGATTACTGTATCTCTTGTACGCTCTTCATGTTCgaggctttaatttttttttttttttttttttttcaataaattattattcttcaaaaatacttcaattatcaaaattagaaaCTCTAAAATTTTGGGACAATTTTAATCTCAAGTCATTGTAAGCCCCTCTCTTTACTCTAATTTGGGTGCTTCTCTAACCGGAAAATCCAATAACAGCCCAAACAATAGCATTCAAATTAATCCTTACAATTCCAACTTTTCTAAAGAATGTTCAATAAAACATTcttttacctatcaaaaaacaaaaacttttctAATNNNNNNNNNNNNNNNNNNNNNNNNNNNNNNNNNNNNNNNNNNNNNNNNNNNNNNNNNNNNNNNNNNNNNNNNNNNNNNNNNNNNNNNNNNNNNNNNNNNNttaaaagctctatttcttaaacgcaatcccaaatatgcCATTATTAgttaaaatagttaaaaaaaaactattacatttctctattttaactattaactttttcaaattatttacatCACACTTAACATTTTAGCTATTCgtttcactatttcatttaagtattatttttttaaatatatctttATTCTTTCTCCGAGGATcatatctttaaaaaatttgcctTTTcttaatggtcatatttttttaaaatgtgataGTTTCCCAATAGtcataatttataaaatttatat from Corylus avellana chromosome ca1, CavTom2PMs-1.0 encodes the following:
- the LOC132167498 gene encoding inactive protein RESTRICTED TEV MOVEMENT 2-like, whose protein sequence is MAMRQRSGGVTATLPRQSALSTHEDFEPKSERKEEAAATVIVIHLPGFVKERVQITFVQTPRILRVNGERPLADNNRWSRFNQAFPVPENCDVDKIEARFHQGSLTITMPKKGIRPAEVAKTIQNPTSTPNSGADQPKRQEVAEEIPPPKPTSAKTEPQRAPSPPKPVAEPKLQKDLEEIFRKPTFVTTTQKVPSPPKFAAEPNPQKPTSTSGVEKQRDEKIAQSQSLAKAFTELKGAGDIPSTSTSIDERQRVAWSPQAQKGQDPTPPKAASTTTDTQKQNDIDQKSIEKKDTLVKGNGKDKETNEFEKVVERNMAKGKQTVEKIAESVMAEKAIIKNILEKGKEKKKGSAETGITEKMKNLANKKLNKEEKQSLINVGAAVLVIVALGVGVYASYRYSSSGKAEKS